Genomic segment of bacterium:
GCCAGCCACGGAACCCGGCGGAACACCGTTCCCGCGAGGAGGGTGGTCCTGAGCGTGTGTCCCGATGGGAAGCTGTACGGGGTCCCCACGGAGATCCCCCACTGAAGGACGCCTCGCTGATAGGGCAGGGGCGGGCCCGGGTGGACGATCAGGTGTTTCAACCCGAGGCCCAGGAGCCCTAGGACGGCGATTCCCCCAGCGATCCCGAGAGCGGCGATCCCGCGTTCCCGCTCCCGCCTCCAGAGATACGCCGCGGTCAGGACGAGGATCGAGATGACCACCTCACCGTTGCCGAGGAAGACGAGCACCGCAGCGGGGAGATCGGGGAACGGTGCGGCCCGCTGGATCCAGGCCGTGACGTACCCATCCCACCGATGCGCTGTGGGGAAGGACGCCGCCCAGGTGAGCAGGGCAAACACGGCAAGCGGTGCGGTGACGCGGAACCATACCATGCGAGGATGTCTTCGGGAGAGTTCGCCGTGCGTCCTGGCGCCGGTTGACACATCACCCCGCACATCATAGAATAAGAAGCCGTGGCCGTCACATCAGCGGCGGCCACACATTTCTTCTCTCGCGGATTCGCGGTCAACAGCTGGAGGAAGACTGATGCGAACGATGATGGCCTCCCCCAAGGAGCCGGGCCGGTGGTTTGTCGTAGACGCCAAGGATCAGATCCTTGGGCGGCTGGCCAGCCGGATCGCGTCGGTCCTCCGGGGCAAGGCGCGCCCGACGTTTACCCCGTACGTGGGGGGGGATCACGTCATTGTCGTAAACGCCGACAAGATCCGCCTGACCGGGCGGAAGGCCGAGCAGAAGAAATATTTTCACCATTCCGGGTATCCTAGCGGGCTCCGCACGACCGTCGCCGGGGATATGCTGAAGCGCCACCCGGAGACCGTCATTCGGGAGGCCGTTCGGGGGATGCTGCCGAAGACCCCGCTGGGGCGGGAGTGCCTGCGGAAGATGCGGGTGTACCGGGGCACGGAACACCGCCACGCCGCCCAGCAGCCGGCGGTGCTCGATCCGCGGCCAGAGCGGGAGCGTGACGCGTGATGGAAGGGACAGCTCCGATCATGACCTCCGGGAGCCGGAAGGAAGCGATCGCCCGGGTCCGGATGATCCCCGGAACCGGCAGCATCGTCGTGAACGGCCGCCCGGCCGAGCAATACTTCCCGAAGGGGCCCGTGCAAACGGTGATCCGACAGCCCTTGGTCGTCGCCAACGCCGAGGGACGGTTCGATATCGTCGCCCACGTCACCGGCGGGGGCGTGCACGGGCAGGCCGGGGCGGTGCGCCACGGCATCGCGCGCGCGCTGCTGGCGTTCGACGCCGAACTTCGCTCCCCGCTCCGGAAGGCCGGGTTCTTGACCCGGGATCCGCGCACCAAGGAACGGAAGAAGTACGGTCACAAGCGGGCACGGAAGGGCTTCCAGTACTCGAAGCGGTAGGCCCCAGGTCGCCCCGGTCTCACCGATCGTCCCGGCGGGCACCATCTTATCTGCACGAGCTTCCCACCTTCGGGGGGACTCTCTCCGTGATCTCCCTTGCGGGAGCAGGGCGTTCTTGCCCGGACAGGAGCCCTCCAGCGGACCGGCGAACATGACATGGGGCGCGGGCCGCGCCCCTTTTTCGCTCGCGCCGGGGAGGGGACGCGGGGCGCTGTGGAGGGACCGATGCCGACCGTGCGCGGGCGTGATTACTTGAGCGTCCGGGATCTCGACCCCGACGAGCTGCGCGGCATCCTCGAGCGCGCCGTGGAGCTCAAAGCCCAGGTTCGGGCCGGAGCCCACACCCCGGTCCTCCGCGGAAAAACCCTGGCCCTTGTGTTCGAAAAGCCGTCGCTCAGGACCCGGACCACGTTCGAGACGGGAATGTTCCAGCTGGGGGGGAACGCGGTCTACCTCGGACCGCACGATATTCAGATGGGAACCCGTGAGACCCCCGCCGACGTCGCGCGCAACCTCGACCGGTGGGTGGACGCGATCGCCGCCCGAACATTCGCCCAGGGGACCGTTGAGACGCTCGCTGAGCACGCCCACATTCCCGTGATCAACGCGCTTTCCGATTGGGAGCATCCCTGTCAGGCGCTCGCCGCCCTGCTGACGATCCGGGAGCGGTTTGGCCGGCTGGAGGGAGTCCGACTTGCCTGGGTGGGGGATGGGAACAACACCCTCCGGTCCCTCATCTACGGAGGGGCGAGGCTCGGGATGTCGATCGTGATTGCCACCCCTGGGGCGTACCGCCTGGATGCCGAGACGGTCCGCTGGGGGCAGGCCGCGGCCAAGGCGTCGGGGGGCGCGCTCGCCGCGATCGAGGATCCCGTCGCCGCCGTGCGTGAGGCCGACGTGATCTATACGGACGTGTGGACCAGCATGGGGCAGGAGTCCTCTGCGGCCGCCCGGCGCGAGGTGTTTCAGCGCTTCCAGGTGAACGCCGCCCTTCTGGCGCATGCGCCGGCCCACACCGTGGTGACGCACTGCCTGCCGGCCCACCGCGGGGAAGAGATCACCGACGAGGTGCTGGACGGTCCCCGGTCGGTGACCTTCGACGAGGCGGAGAACCGGCTGCATACGCAGAAAGCCCTACTGGCGGAGGTGCTCTGAGCGCGATGCCCCTGGCGATGCCGACGTTCCGGCCATCGGATCTGGTCGACATCCTCGTCGTCACCTTCATCATCTTTCAGATCCTCATGCTCGTGCGCCGGACCCGCGCGGTGCAGCTGGTCATCGGGCTGGCGGTGCTGTTCGCCGCCTATGTGATCAGCCAGTACCTGCAGCTGTACACGCTGCAGTGGCTCCTCAGCCGGGTCGGCCTGGTGGTGCCGATCGCCCTCCTCGTGCTGTTCCAGCCCGAACTTCGCCGGATGCTCGAGCAGTTGGGTCGGGGCGGGGTGTCGCTCGTCGGGATCACCACCCACGGGCTCGATCGCGAAACGCGGATCCGCCTCGTGAACGATGTCGCGCGGGCGGCGCGGATCCTCGGCTCGCGGAAGATCGGCGCCCTGATCATTCTGGAACGAAATGTCGGACTGGCGGATTTTATCGAAACCGGGATTCGGGTGGACGGGCTCGCCACGGTTCAGTTGCTGATCAGCATCTTTTTCCCGAACACCCCCCTGCACGACGGCGCCCTGATCATCCGCGGCAACCGCGTCGTTGCCGCCGGCTGTCTCCTCCCGCTGACCGAGCGGCCCGGGCTCAGCCGGGCGCTTGGCACGCGCCACCGGGCAGCGCTCGGGATCACCGAGGAAACCGATGCGGTCGCCGTGGTCGTGTCGGAGGAGACCGGGACGATCTCACTGGCGCGGGAGGGCCGCCTGACCCGCGGCCTGACCGAGGAGGAGCTCAAAGTGACGCTCCTCGCCCTCACCGTTCCCCAGCCGATACGCATGCCCGGGTTTCGGGTTCCCGCCGTACGCGTCCCGATGTCCGTCCGGGTTCCGGGAATCTGGCAGTGGGCCAGGCGTCGAGGCGAATGAAGCGTTTCCTCGACGAGCGGACCCTCTACCTGCTCCTCTCCGGGGCGATCGCCGTCGTGATGTGGCTCTATGTGGCCACCGCCCAAAACCCGCTGGTTTCGCGATCGATGAAGGTCGATATTCAGCTCCACAACCTCGACCCCAATGAAGTCGTGATGCGGCCGTCGGCGAGGACACCGCTGCAGGCGACAATCCGGGTTCAGGGGCCCCGCTCCCAGGTCGCGCTGCTGACGCCAAAGCTCGTCGATGCCTATGCCGACCTGTCTGGGCTGGGACCGGGAGATCATCCCGAGGTCCCGGTCATCATCACCCCGCCGCCCGACGTGCGGGTCGCCGATCAGCGGCCCGCCTCGATCCTGGTTGTGCTCGACGCCTTGGCCTCGAAGCGGCTCCCCATCGAGGTGAGCCTTCTCGCTGCCCCGCCCGAGGGGATCACGCTGGGGGCGGCCCATACGGCGCCGTCCGTGGTGGTCGTGAACGGTCCTTCCCGCCAGGTGGCCCAGGTGCGCCACGCCTTGGTGTACTTCGACACCGCCGCGGTGAGGCAGCAGGTGGTGGCCTCGTTGCAGGTCGCTCCCGTCGATGCGACCGGCCAGGCGGTGACGGGCGTCAAGGTGACCCCCAGCAACGTCAACATGACCCTCGCCGTCCGCGAAGCGGTGATCAGCAAGGTCGTCCCCGTGGTGCCGACCCTGGTGGGCACGCCCCAGCCGGCC
This window contains:
- a CDS encoding phosphatase PAP2 family protein, giving the protein MVWFRVTAPLAVFALLTWAASFPTAHRWDGYVTAWIQRAAPFPDLPAAVLVFLGNGEVVISILVLTAAYLWRRERERGIAALGIAGGIAVLGLLGLGLKHLIVHPGPPLPYQRGVLQWGISVGTPYSFPSGHTLRTTLLAGTVFRRVPWLAVALLATMMSALIYLGYHWLSDVLGGLCLGWASVEVARAITTARSPSYRRG
- the rplM gene encoding 50S ribosomal protein L13, giving the protein MRTMMASPKEPGRWFVVDAKDQILGRLASRIASVLRGKARPTFTPYVGGDHVIVVNADKIRLTGRKAEQKKYFHHSGYPSGLRTTVAGDMLKRHPETVIREAVRGMLPKTPLGRECLRKMRVYRGTEHRHAAQQPAVLDPRPERERDA
- the rpsI gene encoding 30S ribosomal protein S9: MEGTAPIMTSGSRKEAIARVRMIPGTGSIVVNGRPAEQYFPKGPVQTVIRQPLVVANAEGRFDIVAHVTGGGVHGQAGAVRHGIARALLAFDAELRSPLRKAGFLTRDPRTKERKKYGHKRARKGFQYSKR
- the argF gene encoding ornithine carbamoyltransferase is translated as MPTVRGRDYLSVRDLDPDELRGILERAVELKAQVRAGAHTPVLRGKTLALVFEKPSLRTRTTFETGMFQLGGNAVYLGPHDIQMGTRETPADVARNLDRWVDAIAARTFAQGTVETLAEHAHIPVINALSDWEHPCQALAALLTIRERFGRLEGVRLAWVGDGNNTLRSLIYGGARLGMSIVIATPGAYRLDAETVRWGQAAAKASGGALAAIEDPVAAVREADVIYTDVWTSMGQESSAAARREVFQRFQVNAALLAHAPAHTVVTHCLPAHRGEEITDEVLDGPRSVTFDEAENRLHTQKALLAEVL
- the cdaA gene encoding diadenylate cyclase CdaA, with protein sequence MPLAMPTFRPSDLVDILVVTFIIFQILMLVRRTRAVQLVIGLAVLFAAYVISQYLQLYTLQWLLSRVGLVVPIALLVLFQPELRRMLEQLGRGGVSLVGITTHGLDRETRIRLVNDVARAARILGSRKIGALIILERNVGLADFIETGIRVDGLATVQLLISIFFPNTPLHDGALIIRGNRVVAAGCLLPLTERPGLSRALGTRHRAALGITEETDAVAVVVSEETGTISLAREGRLTRGLTEEELKVTLLALTVPQPIRMPGFRVPAVRVPMSVRVPGIWQWARRRGE
- a CDS encoding CdaR family protein, translating into MKRFLDERTLYLLLSGAIAVVMWLYVATAQNPLVSRSMKVDIQLHNLDPNEVVMRPSARTPLQATIRVQGPRSQVALLTPKLVDAYADLSGLGPGDHPEVPVIITPPPDVRVADQRPASILVVLDALASKRLPIEVSLLAAPPEGITLGAAHTAPSVVVVNGPSRQVAQVRHALVYFDTAAVRQQVVASLQVAPVDATGQAVTGVKVTPSNVNMTLAVREAVISKVVPVVPTLVGTPQPALAVTSATTVPGIVTLTGPSAALTGVENAATAPVDVTGAHGDLVRRVALQLPAAVSASTRQVTVTVRVGRGLLSTVLRGVAVRVIGVPAGGAFRVMPDRVDVQVEGPQDLVRGLTAQSVTAEISAAGRGPGQYTISPRAVLPPGIRVLTVQPAQVVVILSSL